One genomic region from Syntrophales bacterium encodes:
- a CDS encoding extracellular solute-binding protein, with amino-acid sequence MKKLALGIILSVITAAGAFAAEPGAALAEKAKAEGKVAFYANMTAIEPIIADFGKKYGVKAEYTRLSTTKFVATIMTEHAAGKLTADVLQAPVPVLEFLKEKGVIASYVSPAAAGYPKWANTDGKIQLFGIEYAALIYNKELVKPADVPKTYQDLTDPKWKGKIVMADPATHPTTISWLVGLKENVIKSDAEWMKFLKGLAANDPMFVASFGPTPAPIESGEKLIGISMPKYIVTKAPAPLDWAHVSQPMMGTPRGIAIAAKAPHPNAARLFMDYWLSKEAMTIMAAKVGEYVLTPGVYPPIAGIDKAKVIPIRELSDEEIKSWGKEFKKIFARP; translated from the coding sequence ATGAAAAAGCTGGCATTGGGGATAATTCTATCCGTCATTACGGCTGCGGGTGCGTTCGCGGCGGAGCCGGGGGCGGCGCTTGCAGAAAAGGCGAAGGCGGAGGGCAAGGTTGCCTTTTACGCGAACATGACCGCCATTGAGCCGATCATCGCGGATTTTGGGAAAAAATACGGCGTGAAGGCGGAGTACACGAGGCTTTCCACAACCAAGTTTGTGGCGACGATCATGACGGAGCACGCCGCCGGAAAGCTGACCGCCGATGTCCTGCAGGCGCCGGTTCCGGTGCTCGAATTCTTGAAGGAGAAGGGGGTTATTGCCTCCTACGTCTCGCCTGCCGCGGCCGGTTATCCGAAATGGGCGAACACCGACGGCAAAATTCAGCTCTTCGGGATTGAATACGCTGCCCTCATCTACAACAAGGAACTGGTAAAACCGGCTGATGTTCCTAAAACATATCAGGATTTGACCGATCCCAAATGGAAGGGGAAGATCGTCATGGCCGATCCCGCCACCCATCCGACGACCATTTCCTGGCTGGTTGGTCTGAAGGAAAATGTTATCAAGTCCGATGCCGAGTGGATGAAATTTCTCAAGGGGCTGGCTGCGAACGACCCCATGTTCGTCGCATCGTTCGGTCCGACCCCCGCCCCGATTGAAAGCGGCGAGAAGCTGATCGGCATCTCGATGCCAAAATATATTGTTACCAAGGCCCCGGCGCCGCTCGATTGGGCGCATGTTTCGCAGCCGATGATGGGAACGCCGCGCGGGATTGCGATTGCCGCCAAGGCGCCCCACCCGAATGCGGCCCGTCTGTTTATGGACTACTGGCTCTCCAAGGAAGCGATGACCATCATGGCCGCCAAGGTCGGCGAATATGTTCTTACCCCGGGCGTTTACCCGCCGATCGCCGGGATCGACAAGGCGAAGGTCATCCCGATCCGGGAGCTTTCCGATGAGGAGATCAAGAGCTGGGGCAAGGAATTCAAAAAGATTTTCGCGAGACCGTAA
- a CDS encoding ABC transporter ATP-binding protein: MEITIRNLCKNYIVEKKSFAALDHIDLTIPANRIFTLLGPSGCGKTTLLRCIVGLEMPDAGEIVIGDEVVFSSQKGISLAPEKRGLGMVFQSYAIWPHMNVFDNVAYPLQTQKIPKEEIAERVEKTLHFVQLDGFGNRPATKLSGGQQQRVALARALAAEPKVILFDEPLSNLDAKLREETRKELRRFLTELAITAVYVTHDRLEALSLSDNVAVMKSGQIVEIGTPWEIYFDSDRRFVADFIGRVNFIEGSIAEAGLDFTVVNSSIGPIVCEKKKDYPVGGKVTVGIRPEFITTCRDNPGNGENIFRGKIESLVFVGDVWEAEVRIEDTLLVLRIDPTLPIAMGDDIFLHLNRRYCSLLFN, translated from the coding sequence ATGGAAATAACGATCAGAAATCTCTGTAAAAACTACATCGTGGAGAAAAAGAGTTTTGCGGCGCTCGATCATATTGATCTGACCATCCCCGCCAACAGGATTTTTACGCTTTTGGGCCCCAGCGGCTGCGGCAAGACCACGCTTTTGCGGTGTATCGTGGGTTTGGAGATGCCCGACGCAGGGGAGATTGTCATCGGCGACGAGGTGGTTTTTTCATCGCAGAAAGGTATTTCGCTGGCGCCGGAGAAGCGGGGCTTGGGGATGGTCTTTCAAAGCTACGCCATCTGGCCGCACATGAATGTATTCGATAACGTCGCCTATCCGTTGCAGACGCAGAAAATCCCCAAAGAGGAAATCGCCGAACGGGTGGAAAAGACGCTCCATTTTGTCCAGTTAGACGGATTCGGGAATCGTCCGGCGACGAAGCTCAGCGGTGGGCAGCAGCAGCGGGTCGCCCTCGCGCGGGCTCTGGCAGCGGAGCCCAAGGTGATTCTTTTCGATGAGCCGCTCAGCAACCTGGATGCAAAATTGCGGGAGGAAACGCGCAAGGAGTTGCGGAGGTTTCTGACGGAGCTTGCGATTACCGCTGTTTACGTTACCCACGATCGGCTGGAGGCCCTTTCACTGTCCGACAATGTCGCGGTTATGAAAAGTGGGCAAATTGTTGAGATCGGCACCCCCTGGGAGATCTATTTTGATTCCGATCGCCGTTTTGTCGCCGATTTCATCGGGCGCGTCAATTTCATCGAAGGCAGCATCGCGGAGGCCGGCCTCGATTTCACAGTTGTAAATTCGTCAATCGGCCCGATCGTCTGCGAAAAGAAGAAGGATTACCCTGTGGGCGGAAAAGTGACGGTCGGCATTCGTCCTGAGTTCATTACAACCTGCCGCGATAACCCCGGAAACGGTGAAAATATTTTCCGGGGGAAAATTGAATCCCTTGTTTTTGTCGGGGATGTCTGGGAGGCGGAGGTGCGGATCGAAGATACGCTGCTTGTGCTGCGCATCGATCCGACTCTGCCCATCGCCATGGGCGACGATATTTTTCTTCATCTGAATCGGCGTTACTGCTCGCTGTTGTTCAACTGA
- a CDS encoding antitoxin family protein — protein MQQVFTAVFENGVFKPIQHIEMKEHEEVTMKVVSRDDWQSRFDRIIKKIHQKSTLQGSAVIESDIVRAIAEVREEKNGR, from the coding sequence ATGCAACAGGTATTTACGGCAGTCTTTGAAAACGGCGTTTTCAAGCCCATACAACACATAGAGATGAAGGAACACGAAGAGGTGACGATGAAAGTTGTCTCCCGTGATGACTGGCAAAGCCGGTTTGACCGAATCATCAAAAAAATTCACCAGAAATCCACCCTGCAAGGCTCCGCGGTGATAGAATCCGATATCGTAAGAGCTATCGCCGAAGTTCGGGAAGAAAAGAATGGCCGTTAG